DNA from Etheostoma cragini isolate CJK2018 unplaced genomic scaffold, CSU_Ecrag_1.0 ScbMSFa_3971, whole genome shotgun sequence:
cgttagctcaaaacaccattcaactgacagcctttgttgtgtttgatgctaacttgtagctaagctagcagtgaaccagcTTGGtaaagtaggtccatttttactgtgttgacgttacagaagtctctcgcaGAAACGCCCGAAATTAGGCGTTAAGAAACCAACTGACCTTACAATCTCGAGCCAGGTCGCTCTGCAAGGCGTCGACGGAGGCTTGTTTCCACTTCAGGATCTCCTACAAGCAGAAAAACACGGCTCAGACCTTTGTTCTCGAAGCTCACGCACTAATGTCACGAAATATATATGTCGACTAATTCCTACAGTCCACTAGGAGAGTTGGAAAAGACTGAAGTCTGACCCCGCCTCACCTTAAAGACTGTCATGATATACAGAGACTGGATCTCTTTCAGGGTCACACATTTAAAGACTACAaccgctagcgttagctggtaacttgAGGGAGAGTTGCCGATGTTCTGCCGTCCGTGCAGACGGAGGTCTGAGGTCTGAGGACGGAGGTCTGCATATATCCGCCGGGAAAGCGCCCGTTGGATGACtcgcttcagaagggttgaacatcagcaactttccctctttagcatttagcttagcacgGCAGCACAGCAACAATAACACTGGCTTTAGCCTGTttctcaattcaattttatttacagtatcaattcataacagttaaacagatagagcaggtctagaccgctctataatttacagatagagcaggtctagacccctctataatttacagatagagcaggtctagaccactctataatttacaggtagagcaggtctagacccctctataatttacagatagagcaggtctagaccactctataatttacaggtagagcaggtctagaccactctataatttacaggtagagcaggtctagaccactctataatttacaggtagagcaggtctagacctctctataatttacagatagagcaggtgtAAGGGCGGCATAATCGACTAAAAGACTGCAGGCCTACTAACAGGTTGTAATCTATACGTGTCTTGAGTTGGATTCAGGAGTTTGTCATCCGCATAAATACGGATAttataaactgtaaataatagaGGACCCAGCACAGAACCCTGTGGAGCCCCGGcctttttttggccttttctaattttttttccacctttttggGAGTTTGACTTTTTCGTCAGCCTATTTTGGCCATAgatctttctctccttttactgtaatatttttCCACGTTTTGTCGCATTTACTTTACCTTATTTTGTAGTCCAACTGTCAAGTAGAGTCTTAAGTCCCCAGAGTTTGAGCCAGTCCAAGTCCCCAAATAAGAGTCGGAATAGAGTGACCTTTACCTGAGTTTGAGTCAGTCACTAAATGAGAGTCCGCATCCCAATACGTCCCAAATCCTTTATACTGAAATACACACTTCACACTTGACGTTTAGCcgtcagcattttaaccatgtgcagctactagctaacgttaggctaACGGTACTTGCTCCCAAGTGTAAGTAAGTTTTAACTCGAGTTAAATCCTCAAGTCAGAGTCCAAGTCATCCGCGTGCGAGCCCAAGTTGAGTCACGAGTCCAGAGAATTGTGACTTGAGTCCGAGACCAGGACTCGAGTACTCCATCACTGCTCCACGGTGTATAAAAGGGAGAACATCAGTGCAGATCGCCAGTTATTCTGTCAGTCAAATGAGCTAAAACGGGGCCATAACCCTGGTTTTAGTTTCATATCGTACCTCGAGTTTGTTCGCGGCGCTGCCGCCCGCGTTCTGGTCGACGTTGGAGGCCGACAGTGCGGCGAGGAGCTGCGCCTCCTTCTTCTCCACAATTTCTGTCAGCGCCGCAAACTTCCTCTCCAGCAGCAACTCCTTCAGTCCGCACCTCTGCTGCACCTCCAGGATGGCCTCCGTCTGCGCCTTCAGCAGATCGTCCCGCTCCTGCTGCACCTGAACACATGCACAACAAGCGTTTTCCAGAGGTTTGGGGAAGATTTAAATGACTTAAGCCCATATTCTCCTCATCTTGAGGgtcataactgtattttgaggttggaccagaataggtttccatggtttcatttcataaaaacaccatgtttttgttgtactgcacattgctgcagatcctgttttcaccctgtgtgtttaggtcgggggggggggggggggggggggggggactcgtGACTTCATCAGTTTACCTTCTCAAA
Protein-coding regions in this window:
- the LOC117940999 gene encoding dynein regulatory complex subunit 4-like, which codes for DELAEAAARQARVDKELSAAEQENRRLNVSLQDVQRTLPELRRQLDHYDRAKAKMATSRARVKVTEKELRDLTVEHELLLQAFEKVQQERDDLLKAQTEAILEVQQRCGLKELLLERKFAALTEIVEKKEAQLLAALSASNVDQNAGGSAANKLEEILKWKQASVDALQSDLARDCKVSWFLNA